The DNA sequence TCTTTTCCTCATAGGGCCTTACCCCTCCTATGCTTTCCGGTCGAAACTTTTCGTCCGTCCTGCCCTTCGGTACATACGACAAGACGGTGAGCTCGGTGCAATTTCGAATTTTCGTGATTCGGCTCATCTTGCAGATGTATCCGACAGGGAGAAAATGCTCCTTTCTTCATGCCTCGAGTATGAAGGAAACCGTTTGGATCTTCACACCGGCATAGGCTATCTTCTCGGGGAAAAGGGGATTCCTGCTTACGTCGATAACGGGCAAACTCCCCCGGTCCCCATCACTATTTTCCCTGTCGAGGGTCTTGAGGTGGATTTTCGACCGCAACTGGAAGAAAATGGGGAGGTTGAATTTCAGCCACTGCTCGCATATATCGATTCCCAGGGGCGTCGGCAGCATGTTGCTGCGAGGGAGTGCCTTCTGGACAGACGGGGTGCAGAGAAATTCCTCTTTCATCCCCTTTCCGGTCTGCTGGCCCTCGTCCCCGTGGATAACGGTACGGAAAATCGAGCCCTTGATCTCTTGGTTAATGGCCTTCTGCCCTGGCGTCCTGAGAATATTCGGGAGTTGGAAAGGCTGCTTCCGAAGGAGCAGATAAGCCTTGCGGAAGTAAAAACTGAGTTTCGGTTTTCCGATAATATTCCCAGGCTTACTCTCGACATCACCGAGGTTCCCCAAGGTCTTGAGTTTTCGGTCGGTATCGACCACGCCTCGCTTCCAGATTCCGAAGTCTCCCTTCATGCTGATGGATATTGGGTGATTCCCCGTGTGGACTATCAGGCTGCTTTGAAGCAGGTTTCACGCAGTATGGGCGCTTCTGAAGGCTTTTCCCCCGATGCTTCGCTGTTCAGAGTCAACATGACTCTGGTTCAATTCCTGAAGGAAAAGGCTCACGAGCTGCTTGCTGCCGGTTTGTTACTCCGTTTGAATAGCATCCCGATTCATCCTGCCGGTGAAATCAGGATTGAATCCGCCAGCGGGGTGGATTGGCTTGACCTTAGAGTTTCTATAGATGGACAAGATATTGGTACTCACTCGCTGGATCTATCCCGCCGATTGCTTTCTGCGGAAGATCATTTCATTGTTTTGGATGATGATCAGGTGGATCGGCTGATCCATCTTAACGAACTGGATCGAGGGAAATCGGGCAGCTTTCGTTTGTATCCCAACGATATCGCAACCGTTCAGGATCTCGGTTCCCTGATAGATGGCATCGACGATCCCCGACTGGAACGCAGCCGGAATATCATCGCCAGGCTTGAGACCGGATTCGATACCCGCCAAGAGCCCCCTAGTCCTCTCCTCCGGGCGAAGCTCCGGGAGTATCAGAAAACCGGACTGGAGTGGTTGCGCTTTCTGGAACGTTACAACCTGGGAGGGATACTGGCCGATGATATGGGACTGGGAAAGACGATCCAGACCATTGCCCTCTTGGCGGATACTCTTCGGAGGGGAGATTCCGGTCCCTATCTGATCGTGGCCCCCGTAAGTGTCGTTCCCAACTGGGCCTCGGAATTTCACCGGTTTTTGCCGGAAATGGAGGTAACAATTCACATTGGGACCGACAGAGCACCCCTGGGAAAGGCCCCCAGGGGTGTGGTTCTTACCTCGTATCAGATTCTCAGGCTGGATGCCGGGGAGTTTACATCAATATCCTGGCATCTCCTTTGTCTTGATGAAAGTCAAAACATTAAGAATGCAGCAACGAAAACCTACAAAACCGTTCGGACACTCTCGGCAGATCGTGCTTTAGCCCTCTCAGGAACCCCTATCGAAAACTCGGTAATGGAGCTATGGGCCGTGATGGATATCGTTAATCCCGGCCTGTTGGGTACACGAGAGGCGTTTAAACGTCACTACGCAAAGGCGGTAAACGCCGGTAATGGGGAGATAACTTCAAACCTGCGGAAACGAATCGCTCCTTTTATTCTCAGACGCACCAAAGGGATTGTGGCTTCAGAGCTTCCCGCAAGGGAAGAGGTTTTGTACAAAGTAGAGCTCTCCTCCCAAGAAGCTCGATTCTACACCCGGTTGAAGGAGTCTATGCGGGCGGAGGTTAAAAGTCTCATCGATGCCAAGCCCGGATCTCTCAAGGTAGCCAACGCAATATTGATGGCCCTGCTCAGACTCCGCCAGGCTGCCATTTCCCCGATTCTTCTGGATGAGAAGCCCGAAACCAGCAGCAAACTGGATGTCGTAATTCAGCTTTTGGAAACCCTCCTCGCCGAGGGCCACAAGGTGTTGATTTTTAGTCAGTTTGTCAAGGTCCTCTCATTGCTGCGCGCGCGCCTTGAAGCAAAGGAGATGGAGTATGCCTATCTTGATGGTTCTCTGGGGACTCGTGCACGGGAACAGGCCATTCGCTCGTTTAAAAACGCAAAGGGGATCTTTCTTATCAGCCTCAAGGCCGGAGGAACCGGTCTCAATCTCACCGAAGCCGACTATGTCTTTATCCTCGACCCCTGGTGGAATCCCGCGGTGGAATCTCAGGCTATCGATAGAAGTCACCGTATCGGCCAGAGGCGGCCTGTGATTGCCTACAAGTTCATCTCTGCCGGGACCGTTGAGGAACGGATTATAGAGCTTCAGGAACATAAGCGGCGTGTCGCCAACGAGCTGCTCTCCTTCGATTCCTCGCTTATAGGAAAGATGAACCGGGAGGAAATCCTGGCACTATTTCGGTAAGGCTGCAGATGGCTATGGCCGGCTCTATTGGTTATATTACTAACTGCCCGTTTGATCCTGAGTCGATATGCAGTTGCCACGCATGAGCAAATATCGCTGCGCCAATTGCGCCGGAGAAATCACCATTTGCTGCGGGAATAATCTTTGTCGGAATGCCATAGGGCCTCCATTCATAAAGATCGAGGTATCGCTTGAGGGGGCCGAAAAGATTTTTTCCGGCATTTGCAATTCCTCCGCCTATTATCATAATTTCGGGATCAAGTATATTTATTAGCGAAGCAATCCCCACGGCCAGGGCCTTTACCATCTTTAACCAATATTCAACGGCCGCCGGATCTCCTTTGACATAATCCATTTCAAGACCAAGCGGGTCATCATATAAACCATGCGTCCTTTCGGAGATCTGGCAATTCCCGACCAAATTATCTAACCCTCCGGGGATGCCTGTCAGAGCTTGTCTACCTTCCATATCCACACTCATATTTCCAAGGTGTCCTGCTCTGCCAATGTTTCCTTCCAACAGAATCCCATCGACTTTTGCAGCACCTCCCACACCGGTACCCAACGTAAGCATACAGATATTTTTGATGTGCTTAAGCTCGTCGGCTTGAATTTCTCCAATAAAAGCCGCTTTTGCATCGTTTACCGTATAGATTTTTCCAGGATACTTGAGAAGTTCACTCCAATCCAAACCTTGAATGTCGGTTAGTCGTTCTGGCATGTGGCCTATTGCCGTATGGTCTTTTTTCGGGATTCCCGGAGTCGAAATGCCGAATGCGGAAGGTAATGCATGGTATTCTTGTTCAAGCTCAGCAAGATATGGAGTGATGAGTTTTTTCCACTCTTCGGAGCACATTTCCCGGGTAGTTTTCTCATTTTGTGGAGTGCAATAAAACGTTTTGATTATTTGATAGCCTTCATCCAGTACCGCTGCTTTGAGTTTTGTACCGCCCATGTCTAATCCCACATAGTATGTGTACATATTCGACCTCTTAAAATATATCAGAATAAAAATAAACTGATATATTATAGTTTACAAAATTGGAATCGTCCACTACAATTTTAGGAAAGGAGGAATCTGTGGAGCCGCGATTTATTCAAGGAATACAGGATCTCCTTGATACTTTCGTTTCACGCAATTGTCTGCAATTACAACAGGCGGTAACATGTTGTGCGAATAGTATTGAGGCGGGACGCGGGATCCATCTTTTTGGGGCAGGACATAGTGCCTTGCCGTGTATGGAGGCCTTTCCCCGGATTGGCTCTTTTATCGGTTTTCATCAACTGACCGAACCAAGCCTGGGGTTTAACGGATTCGTTACCGGAAAGGGCGGACAGCGGCAGATGTCGTTTCTTGAACAAACCTCGGGTTTTGCCGCTGTTATTTTTGAGAATTACCGTTTTTCTTCTGATGATACATTAATTGTTTTTTCTCATTCCGGAATTAATGCACTTCCTGTCGAGATGGCAGAGATGGCCCACTTGCTTGGTATGCAAACAATTGCGGTGGTGTCCCTTGCGCATGCAAAATCTCAGAGTTCGAAAGCCCCCTCGGGGAAGCGCCTGGATGAGGTCGCTTCGTATGTCATCGATACCTGTGTCCCGGCACATGACGCAATTGTGGATATTGGCGATGGTGAGAAATCCGGAGGGGCCTCAACCGTTATGTCCATGATCGTTATGAATACAATTGTGTCGGAGACAGCTGCTTTGCTGAAAAAGCGGGATGTACCCGTAATGGTGTATCCAAGCCATAATGTATCTCAGCATGTTGATGAAGTTTTGGAACGAGAGAAGTCTATTTTTGATGCGTATAAAACTTTCAGGGCAAAATTCTAGCGAAATGTGAGGAGAAGATTATGAAATTCTGGTTGGCAACGGCAAATACGACGGAAGCTGAAGAGCTGTTATCCCTAGGTGTTTTTGAGGGTATCATCACAAACCCCACTATTGTGGCAAAAGAAGAGATGAATCCGGTAAAGCTCTTTAAGGCTCTTTGCAGTAAAGCCGATTCTCTCTATTATCAGATAGGCGACGGGACTTTTGACGCGATGATGGGAGAGGCTGATAGGATGGTATCCATAGATCCAAACAAAATGCGCATCAAAGTACCTGCAACACCGGCCGGTTTACGCGTTATTCGTGCATTGACAGAACAGGGATCGATTGCCATGGCTACGATTGTGCCCACGGCTCCTCTTATGCTTCTTGCCGTAGCGGCCGGAGCAATAGCTATTGCACCCTACAGCCGAATGATCCAGCAGGCAGGAGTCTCCTCGAAGATCGAAGAAGTACTGCGAATGCAACAGATCATTGATGCCCAGGAACTCGATGTTGAAATTTGTACCGGTCTGTATAATGTTACAGACCTAAGTTTTTATGCTGCTCATGGTGTAAAATCCGGTTTTATATTTCCGAACGATATCCGTGCTTTTATTCAGCAGCCGCTTGTTCAGGAGGCCTGTGATGCCTACCGTGACGACCTTTCGCATATAAAGAGCTTTGTATAAATGCCGAAAGGAAGGACCCGGAAGGTTGCCGAAATCAAGCAAAATCTTATTGGCCGTATAGCGTCTGGATACTATCAAAGCGGTGACCGTTTTTTCTCAAATCGTGCAATTGCCGCACGCTTTCATATTAGCTACATGACTGCTCACAGGCTTCTCAAAGAGCTGGAAGAGGAGGGCTACCTGGGCCGAAAGGCCCAGTCCGGTTCATTTGTCAAGGGAGAGCATCATACGTATGACGCGGTAGGTCTTTATGTATCCGAACGGGCCCAAATTAAAACAAGCTACAGTGCTTTCCTGCTGCATAAACTGGTCCTTCGTCTTGAAGCGGTTGATCTTCCTCATAAAATCGTATGGACCGATCGCAATACTGTTTTGGAGGACGATCTTTATCCGGTAATGATCGATACGGGTTATCTTCAAATGCAGCTTTACCGGCAAAATATGTTTGGCTTTTTGTTGAACCAAAAAGCTGCACCGGGTCTTTCGTCGATTTGGGTCGACAGTGTGTATATTGATAACTACTCCGGAGGGACTGCCGCTGCTCAGATTTTCAAAGAATATCTTTCTTTGGATGCATGTCGTGTTTTTGCCGGTCCTGAAGATGATGAACGCAGTGGGGCAAGGGTTTCCGGTTTTCTTTCCGAACTTCCTGATGCGCAGGTGGTATCGGCAGGGACTTGGCATTTTGAAGAGGCCCTGCGTCACGTACCGACCCTCTTTGAAACAGAGGTAAAAAAAGAAAAGTGTGCTGTGTTTTGCTGTAACGACAAATTAGCATCTGCGGTGATTCATTATTGCTCCGATAGTGGTATAGCTCCTCCTTTTATCATGGGGTTCGATAATATGCCGGTGTCTGAAGAGCTGAATTTTTCAACGATAGCCGTGCCTTGGGATGAGATGGTCGAACGGACCGTTGAATGCTGCGTCTCTCGTCTTGGAGGAGACGGATCGTCAACACGTCATATCGTGTTGAATACCAAGCCTCTGCTGCGTGGCCTTTCTCTGCGACATTAATGTTATTGACAAACAAGAAAAGACGATATACCATCATATGTTGTAAATGTTACAAACATTTGAAATATAAGAGGTATTACATGATTACGACGCACGACATTGCAAAAATGATTGATCACTCCCTTTTAAGGCCCAATCTGACTACTGCGCAGGTTCGGGAAGGATTGAAGCTGGCAAAGGCGTACGAGACGGTATCGGTTTGTGTGCATCCTGCCGATGTCAGGTTGGCGGTGGAGATACTGGCGGGGACGGAGGTAAAGGTAACAACGGTTATTGGTTTTCCCCATGGGGCACATACCACCAAGGTAAAGCTCTATGAAGCAGAAGAGGCCATGGCTGACGGAGCAGTGGAACTCGACATGGTCATCAACATCGGAAGGCTTTTGTCTCATGACTATGCATACGTACAAGAAGAAATAAAAGCACTGGTTGCTGTGGCCCACGCTAAACATACTCTTGTGAAGGTGATTTTAGAAAATTGCTATCTCGATGACAATCTCATCAAGATAGCCTGTGAGTTGTCGGAGGCTGCCGGGGCTGATTTTGTAAAGACGTCGACGGGTTTCGGGACCGGCGGTGCGACTATTCATGATCTGCAGATTATGCGTGCATCATGCAGCCCAAAGGTGCAGATCAAAGCTGCCGGGGGTGTCAGAACCTTAGATGCTGCACTTGATGTGCGTGCTGCTGGGGCCTCGCGGTTTGGTGCAACGGCGACAAAGACAATCCTTGATGAATGCAGGCAGCGTGAACAAGCCGGTACCCTGAAAGAGAAATAACACATAGGTCGAGTTTGTAATGGAAAAGAAAAGCAACGAATATACATTACGAAATTTCTTGGAATTACTCATCTCTTCACGCAACCTGGATGCCGAAGCTGTTAACCACATTGTGCATTCTACGGTTTGTGAATTGCAGGAAAGCGGTGAACTCGAACATGGCATCTCGATGGATAGCGCGGCAACTGCTTGCTCATGGTTGGAGATGCTTATTAATGCGACCCTTTCATACAGAAAAAAAGGGAAGCTTGCCTATTATCTTGCTACCGCTATTGCTCTGATGTTCATGCAGGCGGGGACGAAAGATACATTTCTTGAAGAAATAGGAAGCTACACGGTTGATGTCGGGCTTAGATATGCTGTTAAGCGATATACAGTCTTGGACCGGCACCCCGATCTTATTCAGCTTATATATGAACAGTATGGTAAGTTTTCCCAGGATCCTCCCCGCGTTGATGCAGCAAGACGGGTAAAACGGTTAAAAGAGGTCTACGAAGCCGCATATCAGGCTGAAGTTCGTTTCCACGGCTGTTCCCAATGTATCTTGTATGGATTAGGGGAAACGATTACGCCGGTGGATAAGAGCCTTTTTAAAGCTGCCACCGCACTTTCCGGAGGCATGGCGCAATGTGGAGATGGTGCCTGCGGGGGATATTCCGGGGGAATCCTGTACATGGGGACCTTTATCGGCAGAAGTTTCGATACGTTTTCCAATGATAAAGAGAACCAGTACCGTTCTTTTTCTATGGCCCAGAGATTACATGATAAATATGTCGAAACCTATGGAAGCGTCCTTGGAAAAGGTGTGCAAGAAAAACTGTTCGGTGAATTTTTCCTACTACGTGATGCTCGTCAAAAAGCAGCTT is a window from the Sediminispirochaeta bajacaliforniensis DSM 16054 genome containing:
- a CDS encoding transaldolase family protein → MKFWLATANTTEAEELLSLGVFEGIITNPTIVAKEEMNPVKLFKALCSKADSLYYQIGDGTFDAMMGEADRMVSIDPNKMRIKVPATPAGLRVIRALTEQGSIAMATIVPTAPLMLLAVAAGAIAIAPYSRMIQQAGVSSKIEEVLRMQQIIDAQELDVEICTGLYNVTDLSFYAAHGVKSGFIFPNDIRAFIQQPLVQEACDAYRDDLSHIKSFV
- the deoC gene encoding deoxyribose-phosphate aldolase, which codes for MITTHDIAKMIDHSLLRPNLTTAQVREGLKLAKAYETVSVCVHPADVRLAVEILAGTEVKVTTVIGFPHGAHTTKVKLYEAEEAMADGAVELDMVINIGRLLSHDYAYVQEEIKALVAVAHAKHTLVKVILENCYLDDNLIKIACELSEAAGADFVKTSTGFGTGGATIHDLQIMRASCSPKVQIKAAGGVRTLDAALDVRAAGASRFGATATKTILDECRQREQAGTLKEK
- a CDS encoding DEAD/DEAH box helicase, producing the protein MASQKSIHDEYPFSDMIFTSKHLVAAKHLFEPIIRHRGAEYFREGRVAFESLSPEGAFFSVEGSRGMPYSVVLRTKGDKGDDLSASSCNCPYDDFCKHIWASLLTAINDKLPLPSGLGISKSFSRASGESWVRDLIKEPQHPVRDPKKRFRLLFLIGPYPSYAFRSKLFVRPALRYIRQDGELGAISNFRDSAHLADVSDREKMLLSSCLEYEGNRLDLHTGIGYLLGEKGIPAYVDNGQTPPVPITIFPVEGLEVDFRPQLEENGEVEFQPLLAYIDSQGRRQHVAARECLLDRRGAEKFLFHPLSGLLALVPVDNGTENRALDLLVNGLLPWRPENIRELERLLPKEQISLAEVKTEFRFSDNIPRLTLDITEVPQGLEFSVGIDHASLPDSEVSLHADGYWVIPRVDYQAALKQVSRSMGASEGFSPDASLFRVNMTLVQFLKEKAHELLAAGLLLRLNSIPIHPAGEIRIESASGVDWLDLRVSIDGQDIGTHSLDLSRRLLSAEDHFIVLDDDQVDRLIHLNELDRGKSGSFRLYPNDIATVQDLGSLIDGIDDPRLERSRNIIARLETGFDTRQEPPSPLLRAKLREYQKTGLEWLRFLERYNLGGILADDMGLGKTIQTIALLADTLRRGDSGPYLIVAPVSVVPNWASEFHRFLPEMEVTIHIGTDRAPLGKAPRGVVLTSYQILRLDAGEFTSISWHLLCLDESQNIKNAATKTYKTVRTLSADRALALSGTPIENSVMELWAVMDIVNPGLLGTREAFKRHYAKAVNAGNGEITSNLRKRIAPFILRRTKGIVASELPAREEVLYKVELSSQEARFYTRLKESMRAEVKSLIDAKPGSLKVANAILMALLRLRQAAISPILLDEKPETSSKLDVVIQLLETLLAEGHKVLIFSQFVKVLSLLRARLEAKEMEYAYLDGSLGTRAREQAIRSFKNAKGIFLISLKAGGTGLNLTEADYVFILDPWWNPAVESQAIDRSHRIGQRRPVIAYKFISAGTVEERIIELQEHKRRVANELLSFDSSLIGKMNREEILALFR
- a CDS encoding C-GCAxxG-C-C family protein, whose protein sequence is MEKKSNEYTLRNFLELLISSRNLDAEAVNHIVHSTVCELQESGELEHGISMDSAATACSWLEMLINATLSYRKKGKLAYYLATAIALMFMQAGTKDTFLEEIGSYTVDVGLRYAVKRYTVLDRHPDLIQLIYEQYGKFSQDPPRVDAARRVKRLKEVYEAAYQAEVRFHGCSQCILYGLGETITPVDKSLFKAATALSGGMAQCGDGACGGYSGGILYMGTFIGRSFDTFSNDKENQYRSFSMAQRLHDKYVETYGSVLGKGVQEKLFGEFFLLRDARQKAAFGNSGAHEYKCPCVVGTAARWVAEILLDEQLI
- a CDS encoding sugar isomerase domain-containing protein, which encodes MEPRFIQGIQDLLDTFVSRNCLQLQQAVTCCANSIEAGRGIHLFGAGHSALPCMEAFPRIGSFIGFHQLTEPSLGFNGFVTGKGGQRQMSFLEQTSGFAAVIFENYRFSSDDTLIVFSHSGINALPVEMAEMAHLLGMQTIAVVSLAHAKSQSSKAPSGKRLDEVASYVIDTCVPAHDAIVDIGDGEKSGGASTVMSMIVMNTIVSETAALLKKRDVPVMVYPSHNVSQHVDEVLEREKSIFDAYKTFRAKF
- a CDS encoding ROK family protein; this translates as MYTYYVGLDMGGTKLKAAVLDEGYQIIKTFYCTPQNEKTTREMCSEEWKKLITPYLAELEQEYHALPSAFGISTPGIPKKDHTAIGHMPERLTDIQGLDWSELLKYPGKIYTVNDAKAAFIGEIQADELKHIKNICMLTLGTGVGGAAKVDGILLEGNIGRAGHLGNMSVDMEGRQALTGIPGGLDNLVGNCQISERTHGLYDDPLGLEMDYVKGDPAAVEYWLKMVKALAVGIASLINILDPEIMIIGGGIANAGKNLFGPLKRYLDLYEWRPYGIPTKIIPAANGDFSGAIGAAIFAHAWQLHIDSGSNGQLVI
- a CDS encoding GntR family transcriptional regulator translates to MPKGRTRKVAEIKQNLIGRIASGYYQSGDRFFSNRAIAARFHISYMTAHRLLKELEEEGYLGRKAQSGSFVKGEHHTYDAVGLYVSERAQIKTSYSAFLLHKLVLRLEAVDLPHKIVWTDRNTVLEDDLYPVMIDTGYLQMQLYRQNMFGFLLNQKAAPGLSSIWVDSVYIDNYSGGTAAAQIFKEYLSLDACRVFAGPEDDERSGARVSGFLSELPDAQVVSAGTWHFEEALRHVPTLFETEVKKEKCAVFCCNDKLASAVIHYCSDSGIAPPFIMGFDNMPVSEELNFSTIAVPWDEMVERTVECCVSRLGGDGSSTRHIVLNTKPLLRGLSLRH